The Quercus robur chromosome 7, dhQueRobu3.1, whole genome shotgun sequence genome has a segment encoding these proteins:
- the LOC126691702 gene encoding ankyrin repeat-containing protein At5g02620-like isoform X1: MKSPERQQSSHGKTMTKQLTGKREDTPLHTAARAGNLELVVEIISNIEEAELKQLLSKQNNSGETALYVAAEHSYVDLVKEMIKYYDVSLAGTKAKNGYDAFHIAAKQGDLEILKVLLDAFPELSMTVDPSNTTALHTAAAQGHIQVVKFLLEEGSSLLTIAKSNGKTALHSAARHGHSEVLRALLSNESGITTRIDKKGQTALHMAVKGMNFDLVDELVKSDPSLLSMTDNKGNTALHIATRKGRAQIVHKLLDHEEVEFKMAINKSGETAFDTAEKTGHSEVAAILRERGVQSAKSIKPPTATAKELKQTVSDIKHGVHNQLEHTIQTRKRVRGIAKRLNKMHSEGLNNAINSTTVVAVLIATVAFAAIFNVPGQYADTPQKLQPGFSSGQAEIAFTTEFLVFIIFDAIALFISLAVVVVQTSVVVIERGAKKQMMAVINKLMWLACVMVSVAFLALSYIVVGKENRWYAIGITCVGTVIMVATLGTMCYWVIMHRIEGSKLRRRSSTMSSTKSRSWSISTRISDSEIQPNEYKTVYAI, from the exons ATGAAATCTCCAGAGAGGCAACAAAGTTCCCATGGGAAGACGATGACAAAGCAGTTGACTGGAAAACGGGAAGACACGCCGCTGCATACGGCGGCGAGAGCAGGGAATTTGGAATTGGTTGTGGAGATCATCTCTAACATTGAGGAGGCAGAGTTGAAGCAATTGCTGTCCAAGCAGAACAACTCGGGTGAAACCGCCCTCTATGTTGCTGCTGAGCATAGTTATGTAGATTTGGTGAAAGAGATGATAAAGTACTATGATGTTAGTTTGGCTGGTACCAAAGCTAAAAATGGCTATGACGCATTCCATATTGCTGCCAAGCAAGGGGATTTGG AGATATTGAAGGTCCTCTTGGATGCCTTCCCTGAACTTTCAATGACTGTTGATCCATCCAACACCACTGCGTTACATACTGCTGCAGCACAAGGCCATATTCAAGTAGTAAAATTTCTCTTGGAGGAAGGTAGCAGCTTGCTTACCATAGCAAAAAGCAATGGGAAAACTGCCTTGCATTCAGCTGCAAGGCACGGGCATTCGGAGGTTCTCAGGGCCCTTTTGAGCAACGAATCTGGCATCACAACAAGAATTGATAAGAAGGGGCAGACGGCTCTCCACATGGCTGTTAAAGGAATGAATTTCGATCTTGTGGATGAGCTGGTTAAGTCAGATCCTTCTTTGCTAAGCATGACTGATAACAAGGGCAACACTGCGTTGCATATAGCAACACGGAAGGGTCGAGCACAG ATTGTTCATAAGCTACTAGATCATGAGGAAGTGGAATTCAAAATGGCCATTAACAAATCTGGAGAAACTGCTTTTGACACTGCTGAGAAAACCGGGCACTCTGAGGTTGCTGCCATTCTACGAGAGCGTGGAGTTCAAAGTGCCAAATCCATCAAACCACCAACAGCCACGGCTAAAGAGCTGAAACAAACAGTTAGTGACATCAAACATGGGGTGCATAATCAGCTAGAGCACACAATTCAAACACGAAAGCGTGTGCGAGGCATAGCAAAGAGACTTAACAAAATGCACTCAGAAGGGCTTAACAACGCAATCAACTCCACTACAGTTGTCGCTGTCCTTATTGCCACTGTTGCCTTTGCTGCCATATTCAATGTCCCAGGCCAATATGCTGATACTCCGCAAAAACTTCAACCTGGATTTTCTTCCGGGCAAGCAGAAATCGCTTTTACAACAGAGTTTTTGGTATTTATCATCTTTGATGCTATTGCCCTGTTCATATCATTGGCTGTTGTGGTTGTTCAAACCTCAGTTGTGGTAATAGAGAGGGGAGCTAAGAAGCAAATGATGGCTGTTATAAACAAGCTAATGTGGTTGGCTTGTGTGATGGTTTCAGTGGCATTTCTTGCACTGTCATATATTGTTGTGGGAAAAGAGAATAGGTGGTACGCCATTGGGATAACATGCGTAGGGACAGTCATTATGGTAGCAACGTTGGGTACAATGTGTTACTGGGTGATTATGCATCGAATCGAGGGCTCTAAATTGCGAAGGAGGTCCTCCACCATGAGCAGTACTAAATCACGATCATGGTCTATATCTACAAGAATATCAGATTCCGAGATCCAACCCAATGAGTATAAGACAGTCTATGCCATTTGA
- the LOC126691702 gene encoding ankyrin repeat-containing protein At5g02620-like isoform X2 — MTKQLTGKREDTPLHTAARAGNLELVVEIISNIEEAELKQLLSKQNNSGETALYVAAEHSYVDLVKEMIKYYDVSLAGTKAKNGYDAFHIAAKQGDLEILKVLLDAFPELSMTVDPSNTTALHTAAAQGHIQVVKFLLEEGSSLLTIAKSNGKTALHSAARHGHSEVLRALLSNESGITTRIDKKGQTALHMAVKGMNFDLVDELVKSDPSLLSMTDNKGNTALHIATRKGRAQIVHKLLDHEEVEFKMAINKSGETAFDTAEKTGHSEVAAILRERGVQSAKSIKPPTATAKELKQTVSDIKHGVHNQLEHTIQTRKRVRGIAKRLNKMHSEGLNNAINSTTVVAVLIATVAFAAIFNVPGQYADTPQKLQPGFSSGQAEIAFTTEFLVFIIFDAIALFISLAVVVVQTSVVVIERGAKKQMMAVINKLMWLACVMVSVAFLALSYIVVGKENRWYAIGITCVGTVIMVATLGTMCYWVIMHRIEGSKLRRRSSTMSSTKSRSWSISTRISDSEIQPNEYKTVYAI, encoded by the exons ATGACAAAGCAGTTGACTGGAAAACGGGAAGACACGCCGCTGCATACGGCGGCGAGAGCAGGGAATTTGGAATTGGTTGTGGAGATCATCTCTAACATTGAGGAGGCAGAGTTGAAGCAATTGCTGTCCAAGCAGAACAACTCGGGTGAAACCGCCCTCTATGTTGCTGCTGAGCATAGTTATGTAGATTTGGTGAAAGAGATGATAAAGTACTATGATGTTAGTTTGGCTGGTACCAAAGCTAAAAATGGCTATGACGCATTCCATATTGCTGCCAAGCAAGGGGATTTGG AGATATTGAAGGTCCTCTTGGATGCCTTCCCTGAACTTTCAATGACTGTTGATCCATCCAACACCACTGCGTTACATACTGCTGCAGCACAAGGCCATATTCAAGTAGTAAAATTTCTCTTGGAGGAAGGTAGCAGCTTGCTTACCATAGCAAAAAGCAATGGGAAAACTGCCTTGCATTCAGCTGCAAGGCACGGGCATTCGGAGGTTCTCAGGGCCCTTTTGAGCAACGAATCTGGCATCACAACAAGAATTGATAAGAAGGGGCAGACGGCTCTCCACATGGCTGTTAAAGGAATGAATTTCGATCTTGTGGATGAGCTGGTTAAGTCAGATCCTTCTTTGCTAAGCATGACTGATAACAAGGGCAACACTGCGTTGCATATAGCAACACGGAAGGGTCGAGCACAG ATTGTTCATAAGCTACTAGATCATGAGGAAGTGGAATTCAAAATGGCCATTAACAAATCTGGAGAAACTGCTTTTGACACTGCTGAGAAAACCGGGCACTCTGAGGTTGCTGCCATTCTACGAGAGCGTGGAGTTCAAAGTGCCAAATCCATCAAACCACCAACAGCCACGGCTAAAGAGCTGAAACAAACAGTTAGTGACATCAAACATGGGGTGCATAATCAGCTAGAGCACACAATTCAAACACGAAAGCGTGTGCGAGGCATAGCAAAGAGACTTAACAAAATGCACTCAGAAGGGCTTAACAACGCAATCAACTCCACTACAGTTGTCGCTGTCCTTATTGCCACTGTTGCCTTTGCTGCCATATTCAATGTCCCAGGCCAATATGCTGATACTCCGCAAAAACTTCAACCTGGATTTTCTTCCGGGCAAGCAGAAATCGCTTTTACAACAGAGTTTTTGGTATTTATCATCTTTGATGCTATTGCCCTGTTCATATCATTGGCTGTTGTGGTTGTTCAAACCTCAGTTGTGGTAATAGAGAGGGGAGCTAAGAAGCAAATGATGGCTGTTATAAACAAGCTAATGTGGTTGGCTTGTGTGATGGTTTCAGTGGCATTTCTTGCACTGTCATATATTGTTGTGGGAAAAGAGAATAGGTGGTACGCCATTGGGATAACATGCGTAGGGACAGTCATTATGGTAGCAACGTTGGGTACAATGTGTTACTGGGTGATTATGCATCGAATCGAGGGCTCTAAATTGCGAAGGAGGTCCTCCACCATGAGCAGTACTAAATCACGATCATGGTCTATATCTACAAGAATATCAGATTCCGAGATCCAACCCAATGAGTATAAGACAGTCTATGCCATTTGA